In Acidobacteriota bacterium, the following proteins share a genomic window:
- a CDS encoding cold shock domain-containing protein, giving the protein MPSGTIARLLIDKGFGFIRDESGVEHFFHRSAVRGAVFELLREGQRVEFANEDSPKGPRAADVRLLDS; this is encoded by the coding sequence ATGCCCAGCGGCACGATTGCACGTCTGTTGATCGATAAGGGTTTTGGCTTCATCCGGGACGAAAGCGGCGTCGAGCACTTCTTCCACCGGTCTGCGGTCCGCGGCGCGGTGTTCGAGCTGCTTCGGGAAGGCCAGCGCGTCGAGTTCGCCAACGAGGATTCCCCCAAGGGCCCTCGCGCGGCCGACGTCCGGCTGCTCGACAGCTGA
- a CDS encoding haloacid dehalogenase-like hydrolase, with product MTSWLVLFDIDGTLVQTLGAGVRAMADAFGALHGRPDALHGIRVAGRTDQSIVIDAFTRIGVEPSDPRVRALSAAYFARLPAELHRAEGAGFGVLPGVRGLLDAMTARRDVGVGLLTGNFEAGAAIKLRHFDLWDRFAFGAFGDRHLDRRDLVPVALERARRAGIDVPISRVVVIGDTPLDVDCARAHGAVAVGVATGTYTRDDLGQAGADVVLGSLEECDPAGAWLAGLG from the coding sequence GTGACGTCCTGGCTGGTGCTGTTCGACATCGACGGCACGCTCGTCCAGACGCTCGGCGCCGGCGTCCGTGCCATGGCGGACGCCTTCGGCGCGCTGCATGGCCGGCCGGATGCGCTGCACGGCATTCGGGTCGCCGGCCGGACGGACCAGTCGATCGTGATCGACGCGTTCACGCGGATCGGCGTCGAGCCGAGCGATCCGCGCGTGCGGGCGCTGTCGGCCGCCTACTTCGCGCGCCTGCCCGCCGAGCTCCACCGCGCCGAGGGCGCCGGCTTCGGCGTCCTGCCCGGTGTGCGCGGCCTCTTGGATGCGATGACGGCCCGCCGCGACGTGGGCGTCGGCCTGCTCACCGGGAACTTCGAGGCCGGGGCCGCCATCAAGCTCAGGCACTTCGATCTCTGGGATCGGTTCGCCTTCGGCGCGTTTGGCGATCGGCACCTCGACCGGCGGGACCTCGTGCCGGTTGCGCTCGAGCGCGCCCGGCGGGCCGGCATCGACGTGCCGATCTCACGCGTCGTGGTGATTGGCGATACGCCGCTGGACGTGGACTGTGCCCGCGCGCATGGGGCCGTAGCGGTCGGCGTGGCGACGGGGACTTACACGCGGGACGATCTCGGGCAGGCAGGCGCCGATGTCGTGCTGGGCAGTCTGGAGGAGTGCGACCCGGCGGGTGCCTGGCTGGCCGGCCTCGGGTGA
- a CDS encoding recombinase family protein, which produces MRLKTAAPALINGFVRRSIQGQTDTERQSWLNASPLSIAQNLLTFCRLNKGRVHFVVVFNLTRFARDKYDHFALRSHLQPLGISLRSATEPIDDTSTGKLMEGVLAAFAQFDNDVRSDRTRAGMKAALELGRWVFLAPIGYTNAPRSAGRSLLPRRGARADHPQGVRGLLYGALQQAANARTRNGRRPTESTEPAAQLAGHRHAAAQSALRRHHRRARVRRAPQAWRLRADHHRRPVPARPGGAVGSHPEQRAAAPGTSRLSTPQLRPLRVLQSRAYRKLVEGAQRLLRLLPLSARLPRRERDEGEAGDRVHRRTRTAPADRRLHARAQGGSPAALEGAQGSHRDRTGRRRAPRSGHSEEARPAGRGVRTNDIDVYDRHAESPREELTLLRMDRHASEVEDLDVEGVLAFAQRILPRAADPWVQSSLDQRQRFQRLFLPEGIAFDGSALV; this is translated from the coding sequence TTGCGCCTGAAGACGGCGGCGCCGGCCCTGATCAACGGGTTCGTGCGCCGGTCGATTCAGGGCCAGACCGACACCGAACGGCAATCGTGGTTGAACGCGTCGCCGCTGAGCATCGCCCAGAATCTCCTCACCTTCTGCCGGTTGAACAAGGGCCGCGTGCACTTCGTCGTCGTGTTCAACCTGACGCGCTTCGCGCGTGACAAGTACGACCACTTTGCGCTGCGCTCACACTTGCAGCCGCTTGGCATCTCGCTGCGCTCGGCGACCGAGCCGATCGACGACACCTCCACCGGCAAGTTGATGGAAGGTGTCCTCGCCGCGTTCGCGCAGTTCGACAACGACGTGCGTTCGGACCGCACGCGCGCCGGTATGAAGGCCGCGCTCGAACTCGGCCGATGGGTGTTCCTGGCACCGATTGGCTACACGAACGCGCCGCGCTCGGCCGGCCGGAGCTTGCTGCCAAGACGCGGAGCGCGCGCCGATCATCCGCAAGGCGTTCGAGGACTACTCTACGGGGCGCTTCAACAAGCAGCGAATGCTCGAACGCGTAACGGCCGACGGCCTACTGAATCGACGGAACCAGCGGCTCAGCTCGCAGGCCATCGGCATGCTGCTGCGCAATCAGCTCTACGCCGGCATCATCGACGCGCCCGAGTACGGCGTGCGCCGCAAGCGTGGCGACTTCGAGCCGATCATCACCGAAGACCTGTTCCAGCGCGCCCAGGCGGTGCTGTCGGGTCGCATCCCGAGCAGCGCGCCGCGGCTCCAGGCACATCCAGACTTTCCACTCCGCAACTTCGTCCGCTGCGCGTCCTGCAATCGCGGGCTTACCGGAAGCTGGTCGAAGGGGCGCAGCGCCTACTACGCCTACTACCACTGTCGGCCCGGCTGCCGCGGCGTGAACGTGACGAAGGCGAGGCTGGAGACCGCGTTCACCGAAGAACTCGCACGGCTCCGGCCGACCGCCGTCTACATGCGCGCGCTCAAGGAGGAAGTCCTGCAGCTCTGGAAGGCGCGCAAGGAAGCCATCGCGACCGAACTGGCCGACGCCGAGCGCCGCGCTCAGGCCATTCAGAAGAAGCTCGACCGGCTGGACGAGGCGTTCGAACGAACGACATCGACGTCTACGACCGTCACGCCGAGTCGCCGCGCGAGGAGCTCACGCTGCTGCGCATGGACCGTCATGCCTCCGAGGTCGAGGATCTCGACGTGGAGGGCGTCCTGGCCTTCGCGCAGCGCATCCTGCCGCGCGCGGCCGACCCCTGGGTGCAGTCGTCACTCGACCAGCGACAGCGGTTCCAACGGTTGTTTCTTCCCGAGGGAATCGCGTTCGACGGTTCGGCACTCGTTTGA